One Amaranthus tricolor cultivar Red isolate AtriRed21 chromosome 1, ASM2621246v1, whole genome shotgun sequence DNA window includes the following coding sequences:
- the LOC130799334 gene encoding probable protein phosphatase 2C 9 isoform X1: MDNLCCFNSVSQIVGGHSSVGSGKGRSHQSSAKYGFTLVKGKANHPMEDYHVAKFVQLDKHELGLFAIYDGHLGDSVPAYLQTHLFANILKEEDFWTDSTRSITKAYERTDQAILNHNPDLGRGGSTAVTAILIDGQKLLVANVGDSRAVLSRKAQAVQMSTDHEPNTERVSIEDRGGFVSNMPGDVARVNGQLAVSRAFGDKNLKSHLRSDPDIKTTNIGPDTDLMILASDGLWKVMSNQEAVDIATKIKDPLKGAKQLAMEALNRDSKDDISCIVVRFRLG; the protein is encoded by the exons ATGGATAACTTATGCTGCTTCAATTCAGTCTCTCAG ATTGTAGGAGGACATTCTTCTGTTGGTTCTGGCAAGGGCAGAAGTCATCAAAGTTCCGCTAAGTATGGCTTTACTTTAGTGAAAGGAAAAGCAAACCATCCCATGGAGGATTATCATGTTGCCAAGTTTGTGCAGCTCGATAAACATGAACTTGGTCTCTTTGCCATATACGACGGCCATCTAGGTGATAGTGTGCCTGCTTATCTGCAAACACATTTATTTGCCAACATTTTGAAAGAG GAAGACTTTTGGACTGATTCAACTCGGTCGATTACAAAAGCCTACGAGAGAACTGATCAAGCTATTCTTAACCACAACCCCGACCTTGGAAGAGGTGGTTCAACTGCTGTTACTGCTATTCTTATTGATGGACAGAAGTTATTGGTAGCCAATGTAGGAGATTCACGAGCAGTCCTTTCTAGAAAAGCTCAAGCAGTACAGATGTCCACTGACCATGAACCTAATACAGAGCGCGTCAGCATTGAGGACAGAGGCGGCTTTGTCTCAAATATGCCAG GAGATGTTGCTCGGGTTAATGGGCAACTTGCAGTTTCCCGAGCCTTTGGGGACAAGAACCTCAAATCGCACTTACGATCGGATCCTGATATAAAGACTACCAATATTGGCCCCGACACTGATCTTATGATCCTTGCGAGCGATGGCCTTTGGAAG GTAATGTCAAATCAAGAGGCAGTTGACATTGCAACAAAGATCAAAGATCCACTCAAGGGTGCCAAGCAACTAGCCATGGAAGCTCTTAATCGAGATAGCAAAGACGACATCTCTTGTATTGTAGTCCGTTTCAGGCTGGGATAA
- the LOC130799356 gene encoding LEAF RUST 10 DISEASE-RESISTANCE LOCUS RECEPTOR-LIKE PROTEIN KINASE-like 1.1, with the protein MASYSFILHFPIITLFFFLLTIVESNGDYDTTQCSIPYSCGSLKNVTYPFWGVNRPMFCGISAFKLSCLNDSGFSTRMNIFSDEHPSTRVLSINTSSHKLVLEHNLDWSEHYHTNHNTTLLPFLKPDVGYTSISLLCGCNNSCSRYYKSFNCTNFCVSNSTTVYYSDEHSDISRTDKSCSCESNRTYVVNKRALSELGKNVSFTMLLKKWPKFGLKIVLNFTACSMCEDSGGSCGSKIDTIPDRFLCYCQDGQQPLPCHTIREKKIGIYLGLGIGGGTVILVAIIAICYLRKMKLGCFASSPSDLERESRHFGLPLFSYSELVAATRSFDQSNELGSGGFGTVYYGKLKDGREVAVKRLFEKSYGRVQHFMNEVKILTKLRHQNLVSLYGCTSLNSIELILVYEYVKNGTVADHLFGKFSKSGLLPWSVRLKIAIETATALSYLHASEIVHRDVKTNNILLDSNFSVKVADFGLSRLFPTDVTHVLTAPQGTPGYLDPEYHLCYKLTDKSDVYSFGVVLIELISSMPAINMDREKLEINLSNYAMSRIQRCEFDELVDRELGFAKDFKVRRMTISVAELAFQCLQHDNEFRPSMNEVLENLKRIECVDYEALQAEEMAKNGGEEMVKMHRNKVPPRSPTEDDQAQLLSNHQLYPPSPISLMDKCFSMSTASNNSK; encoded by the exons AGCTGTCTCAATGATTCAGGATTTTCTACTAGAATGAACATATTTAGTGACGAACACCCAAGTACAAGAGTGCTTAGCATCAATACATCTTCACACAAATTGGTTTTAGAGCATAACTTAGACTGGTCAGAACATTATCACACTAATCATAATACAACGTTGCTTCCTTTTTTAAAGCCAGATGTTGGATATACGAGTATAAGCTTATTATGTGGTTGTAATAACTCTTGTTCTAGATATTACAAGTCTTTTAACTGTACCAACTTTTGTGTTTCCAATAGTACTACTGTTTATTACTCTGATGAGCACTCAGATATCAGCAGGACAGATAAATCTTGCTCATGTGAGAGCAATAGGACTTATGTGGTGAATAAGAGAGCTTTGTCTGAGCTTGGAAAAAATGTCTCGTTTACGATGCTCTTGAAGAAGTGGCCAAAATTTGGCTTGAAGATTGTGTTGAACTTCACTGCTTGTTCCATGTGTGAGGATTCTGGCGGCAGCTGCGGATCAAAAATAGATACAATTCCAGATCGTTTTCTATGCTATTGCCAAGATGGACAACAGCCACTACCGTGTCATACCATTCGCG AGAAAAAAATTGGAATATATCTGGGATTAG GAATTGGAGGAGGCACAGTTATTCTTGTAGCCATCATAGCCATTTGCTACCTGAGGAAGATGAAACTTGGGTGCTTTGCCAGTAGTCCATCAGACCTTGAACGTGAAAGCAGACACTTCGGTTTGCCACTCTTTTCTTACAGTGAACTTGTAGCTGCTACTCGCAGCTTTGATCAATCAAATGAACTTGGTAGTGGAGGCTTTGGAACAGTTTATTACG GAAAGCTAAAAGATGGAAGAGAAGTAGCAGTAAAGCGCCTTTTCGAAAAGAGCTACGGAAGGGTTCAACACTTTATGAACGAAGTAAAAATTCTTACCAAATTAAGACACCAAAACCTTGTGTCCCTCTATGGCTGTACTTCCCTAAACAGCATAGAACTAATCCTTGTATATGAGTATGTTAAAAATGGCACAGTGGCTGATCATTTGTTCGGAAAATTCTCAAAATCCGGATTACTTCCCTGGTCTGTTCGCCTCAAAATTGCAATAGAAACAGCCACTGCACTCTCCTACCTACACGCTTCTGAGATTGTACACCGTGATGTTAAAACTAACAACATTCTCCTTGACAGCAACTTTAGTGTTAAAGTGGCTGATTTCGGGCTTTCTAGACTTTTTCCGACTGATGTAACTCATGTTTTAACAGCCCCGCAAGGGACTCCTGGGTACTTAGACCCTGAGTATCACCTGTGCTATAAGCTAACTGATAAGAGTGATGTTTACAGTTTCGGGGTAGTCCTCATCGAGCTGATATCTTCTATGCCTGCAATTAACATGGACAGGGAAAAACTTGAGATCAACTTGTCCAACTATGCAATGAGCAGAATCCAACGGTGTGAATTTGATGAGTTAGTGGACCGAGAACTTGGGTTTGCAAAGGATTTCAAGGTTAGGAGAATGACAATATCAGTGGCAGAGCTCGCATTTCAGTGCCTACAACATGACAACGAATTCAGGCCATCAATGAATGAAGTTCTGGAAAATCTCAAGAGGATTGAGTGTGTTGATTATGAAGCATTGCAGGCAGAAGAGATGGCTAAAAATGGTGGGGAAGAAATGGTTAAAATGCATAGAAATAAAGTACCGCCGCGTTCCCCTACAGAGGATGATCAAGCACAACTGTTAAGCAATCATCAGCTATATCCACCTTCCCCAATCTCCTTGATGGATAAATGTTTTAGTATGTCCACTGCATCAAACAACAGCAAGTAA
- the LOC130799334 gene encoding probable protein phosphatase 2C 9 isoform X3, translating into MDNLCCFNSVSQIVGGHSSVGSGKGRSHQSSAKYGFTLVKGKANHPMEDYHVAKFVQLDKHELGLFAIYDGHLGDSVPAYLQTHLFANILKEEDFWTDSTRSITKAYERTDQAILNHNPDLGRGGSTAVTAILIDGQKLLVANVGDSRAVLSRKAQAVQMSTDHEPNTERVSIEDRGGFVSNMPGDVARVNGQLAVSRAFGDKNLKSHLRSDPDIKTTNIGPDTDLMILASDGLWK; encoded by the exons ATGGATAACTTATGCTGCTTCAATTCAGTCTCTCAG ATTGTAGGAGGACATTCTTCTGTTGGTTCTGGCAAGGGCAGAAGTCATCAAAGTTCCGCTAAGTATGGCTTTACTTTAGTGAAAGGAAAAGCAAACCATCCCATGGAGGATTATCATGTTGCCAAGTTTGTGCAGCTCGATAAACATGAACTTGGTCTCTTTGCCATATACGACGGCCATCTAGGTGATAGTGTGCCTGCTTATCTGCAAACACATTTATTTGCCAACATTTTGAAAGAG GAAGACTTTTGGACTGATTCAACTCGGTCGATTACAAAAGCCTACGAGAGAACTGATCAAGCTATTCTTAACCACAACCCCGACCTTGGAAGAGGTGGTTCAACTGCTGTTACTGCTATTCTTATTGATGGACAGAAGTTATTGGTAGCCAATGTAGGAGATTCACGAGCAGTCCTTTCTAGAAAAGCTCAAGCAGTACAGATGTCCACTGACCATGAACCTAATACAGAGCGCGTCAGCATTGAGGACAGAGGCGGCTTTGTCTCAAATATGCCAG GAGATGTTGCTCGGGTTAATGGGCAACTTGCAGTTTCCCGAGCCTTTGGGGACAAGAACCTCAAATCGCACTTACGATCGGATCCTGATATAAAGACTACCAATATTGGCCCCGACACTGATCTTATGATCCTTGCGAGCGATGGCCTTTGGAAG TAA
- the LOC130799334 gene encoding probable protein phosphatase 2C 10 isoform X2 produces MEDYHVAKFVQLDKHELGLFAIYDGHLGDSVPAYLQTHLFANILKEEDFWTDSTRSITKAYERTDQAILNHNPDLGRGGSTAVTAILIDGQKLLVANVGDSRAVLSRKAQAVQMSTDHEPNTERVSIEDRGGFVSNMPGDVARVNGQLAVSRAFGDKNLKSHLRSDPDIKTTNIGPDTDLMILASDGLWKVMSNQEAVDIATKIKDPLKGAKQLAMEALNRDSKDDISCIVVRFRLG; encoded by the exons ATGGAGGATTATCATGTTGCCAAGTTTGTGCAGCTCGATAAACATGAACTTGGTCTCTTTGCCATATACGACGGCCATCTAGGTGATAGTGTGCCTGCTTATCTGCAAACACATTTATTTGCCAACATTTTGAAAGAG GAAGACTTTTGGACTGATTCAACTCGGTCGATTACAAAAGCCTACGAGAGAACTGATCAAGCTATTCTTAACCACAACCCCGACCTTGGAAGAGGTGGTTCAACTGCTGTTACTGCTATTCTTATTGATGGACAGAAGTTATTGGTAGCCAATGTAGGAGATTCACGAGCAGTCCTTTCTAGAAAAGCTCAAGCAGTACAGATGTCCACTGACCATGAACCTAATACAGAGCGCGTCAGCATTGAGGACAGAGGCGGCTTTGTCTCAAATATGCCAG GAGATGTTGCTCGGGTTAATGGGCAACTTGCAGTTTCCCGAGCCTTTGGGGACAAGAACCTCAAATCGCACTTACGATCGGATCCTGATATAAAGACTACCAATATTGGCCCCGACACTGATCTTATGATCCTTGCGAGCGATGGCCTTTGGAAG GTAATGTCAAATCAAGAGGCAGTTGACATTGCAACAAAGATCAAAGATCCACTCAAGGGTGCCAAGCAACTAGCCATGGAAGCTCTTAATCGAGATAGCAAAGACGACATCTCTTGTATTGTAGTCCGTTTCAGGCTGGGATAA
- the LOC130799343 gene encoding uncharacterized protein LOC130799343 — protein MFSLIYGFYKHMFSKMEFHVLILGIDKAGKTTLLEKLKELYLNLEGLPPDRIVPTVGLNIGRIEVGNTKLVFWDLGGQPGLRSIWEKYYEEAHAVIYVVDANTPSRFEDSKSALEKVLRHQDLQGAPLLILANKQDLSSAVSAEEVARYLDLKKLDERLYMFEAVSGFDGRGIKGSVDWLVNAMERSKRSEMLRSRTPAT, from the exons ATGTTCTCTCTTATTTATGGCTTTTATAAGCACATGTTTAGCAAAATGGAATTTCATGTTCTTATTCTTGGTATCGACAAGGCTGGAAAGACG ACATTACTGGAAAAGTTAAAAGAACTATACTTAAATTTGGAAGGTCTACCACCAGACCGTATTGTTCCAACTGTGGGGCTCAATATTGGTCGTATTGAAGTTGGAAACACCAAACTTGTGTTCTGGGACTTGGGTGGTCAG CCTGGCCTCCGTTCAATATGGGAGAAATATTATGAAGAAGCGCATGCTGTCATTTATGTTGTTGATGCTAATACTCCATCGCGTTTTGAAGATTCAAAATCTGCGCTAG AGAAGGTTCTCCGGCATCAGGATTTGCAAGGTGCTCCGCTTTTGATACTAGCTAACAAGCAG GACCTTTCTTCCGCAGTTTCAGCTGAAGAAGTAGCTCGTTATTTGGATCTTAAAAAGTTGGATGAAAGGCTTTATATGTTTGAAGCGGTTTCAGGATTTGACGG AAGAGGGATCAAGGGGAGTGTAGACTGGCTTGTTAATGCAATGGAAAGAAGTAAAAGGTCGGAAATGCTGAGGAGTCGCACACCGGCCACTTGA
- the LOC130799326 gene encoding tobamovirus multiplication protein 1-like, which translates to MMRKMKDLIWGMEGNEINVLANEWWNEMMMVEGSHNKNTNDTVYYTLCASYALLAIVALVQIVRIQRRVPEYGWTTQKAFHLMNFIVNGLRAILFGFYKKVFRIRPLAVEIMLLDLPGLLFFSTYTLLVLFWAEIYHQARSLPTDRLRPGYYFVNCIVYLVQIIIWICMWISNGHSALRAAKLLFSIISFGAAFGFLVYGGRLFLMLKRFPIESSGRQKKIYEVGIITTICCTCFIIRCIVVAISAFDEDIDVDIIDHPFGNFLYYMVVEIIPSALVLFVLRKLPSRRVSDHYQAIQ; encoded by the exons ATGATGCGAaaaatgaaggatttgatttgggGAATGGAAGGGAATGAGATTAATGTATTGGCAAATGAATGGTGGAATGAGATGATGATGGTTGAAGGCAGTCATAATAAGAATACAAATGACACTGTCTATTATACCCTTTGTGCTTCCTATGCTTTGCTTGCCATTGTTGCTTTG GTGCAAATTGTTCGCATACAAAGGAGAGTACCCGAATACGGATGGACGACACAAAAGGCTTTCCACTTGATGAACTTTATTGTAAATGGGT TAAGAGCCATTCTTTTTGGATTCTACAAGAAAGTGTTTCGGATTAGGCCCCTT GCTGTTGAAATAATGCTACTTGATCTTCCTGGGCTTCTCTTCTTTTCGACTTATACATTGCTCGTGTTATTTTGGGCCGAGATCTATCACCAG GCCAGAAGCCTTCCTACCGATAGGCTTCGACCAGGATATTACTTTGTGAATTGTATAGTGTACTTGGTTCAG ATAATCATCTGGATTTGTATGTGGATCAGCAACGGCCATTCGGCTCTCAGGGCAGCAAAACTTTTGTTCTCAA TTATTTCGTTTGGTGCGGCTTTTGGATTCTTGGTATACGGTGGAAG ATTGTTCTTAATGCTCAAGCGTTTTCCTATCGAATCTAGTGGACGACAAAAGAAGATCTATGAA GTTGGAATCATAACGACGATATGCTGTACTTGTTTCATAATAAGATGTATTGTG GTGGCTATTTCTGCCTTCGACGAGGACATCGACGTGGATATTATCGATCATCCCTTTGGCAATTTTCTTTATTACATG GTGGTTGAAATTATTCCTTCAGCTCTAGTTCTATTTGTCCTTCGAAAGCTCCCTTCAAGACGCGTTTCCGATCATTATCAAGCCATCCAATGA